The Halichoerus grypus chromosome 9, mHalGry1.hap1.1, whole genome shotgun sequence genomic sequence GACGCCCTTgcctggagggagaggggctgatgGCCAGGACAGTGGGCAAGCCTGAGTCGGTCTGCCCCACTTGGTGGAGAAAGGTCACCTCAGCTCAGTGGTAGGCGCTGTCACCCCCTGTCCTACCCACTCGCCCTCGGTGCTCCTCACACTGGGGTCTgcagccagggtcctgggctctggGCAGACTGAGGTCGGGTCTCAGGATTGAGGTAGGGGCTCAAGAACATTTGTCCCACCCCCAGTCCCTCGCCGGGGTAAGATCTGGGAGCCGGGACTGAGCAGGATGTGGGAGACAGGCTCGGGCGGAGCAGTTGCAGGGCCACAGACTGGGCAGTGGTAGGAAACAGCTGCTACAAATCTCTGACTCTGggtccctctgccctctctccttGATCTGCCTTcctgagggagtgggagaggctgggagaaggggcTAATCCGTCCGGCCGCTGCCCCACCGATCTGGCCCTGTATCTGGGCCTTGGCCTCCACCAGCTGTTACCAAACTTTCTTTGTCTGGAGTCTGAGCCAGAGCCTCTGGGGCAGAAAGGAGCCAGGACATGCTGAGCCTTATTCCAGACATGTGGTTTAATCCAGAAAAGATCAATTCGAGGTTTGGGAGCTGGAAGCATCACTCAGGAGACGGGCAGCACCTCGGGCCCAGCAGAGGCTGGTGGGAGGGCTGGGCCTGCCGTCCTAAGGATGTGGATCTGCCAAACACAGGGCTTGTCCCAGGACCCTAGGCCTATGGGGCCATGGCCTGAGGGTCAGCAGGTCCCCAGTTTGGTCCGAGCTCTGCCGTGACTGTGGGCACATCCTTGCCACTCTCTGAACGTCATTTTCCCCAATGCACACCTGTCTTCTCGGGAGAACGATCACCCACCTGAGAACATAATCATGACTGAATTGCATGGCACAGTTGGGGAGAACTGGGAAGTCAGAGGAGGAACCTGTtggggagggcttcctgggggcGGAGAGCTTTGGGCTGAATTTCAATGAGAGGGAAGGGGCATATTGGGCAGGGGGATGGCAGCACAAGAGAAAATGGCCATGTTGTGCCCACAGCACTTGGGCCAGGGGAGAAATGCCATTGTCATTAGAGCCTGGATATGGTCACCATGTCGATCGATCCCTGGTTCTGGTCCGGACCCTGCCACTGACGAGCAAATGAATCCCTTCCCCATATGTGATCTACAAAATGATCACGTAATGTATGGTCCCTTCCAACTCTGATAATCTGGGCTGGGTAGGAGGTAGGCTCCGAGGTGGGTACCAGTCATTGGAATTGTGCAAGGCGGGCCATAGGGAGCCATGGGAGGTTCTTGAGCCCAGGGGTGCCCGATGAAGGAGTGTTGAAAGGAAATGAGCTTGACAGTGGGGTGGGAATGGACTTTGGATGATCAAGTGGCCCAATCAGGAGGAGGGCAGGACTCTGGGAAAATGGACCGGCCAGAGCAGAAGCCTCAGAGGGAGTGTGGCACAATGAACAGAGCCTGCATGTGGCCGGCTGGGGACTTCAAGCAAGCTGCATAAGATCTCTGAACCTCACTGTCCACATCTATAACCCGGGACTCTCGAACCCACATCCCCCGGAGTTGTGGGCAGTAAGGGAGATAATGGGCATGAATGCTCAGGGTATAGAAGGTGCTCGCTGAGCAGTTCTCTCTTCCCTCCGAGTCTGGCCCCGGAGCCTGGAGGAGACGCTAGAGTTACAGGCTGGGCTCCCTGACCAGTAAACCAAGGTCCCCACAGATCTGGGCTGCTGGGATCAGAGCattccccaccacctccccactGCGGACAGTCAGATCTTTCTTCCCACCGCATGGTtaattattaacttatttttcacCAGGGAGGTGTCAGGAGCTGGGACCAAGCCTTGGTTGTGAGCAGGTTTCTTGGCATTTAGGTGCAAAGTGAGGGGGGAGCTGGAATGTgcagtggggaggaggtgggaattCTCTGCCCCTGAAGGAGCCTTGGGCCGGGAGTCTGAAGACCTGGATGCAAATCACTTAGCTTTCTGCACCTTCACTTCCCTGTCCACGGGATAGGAATGAGAATAAGGCCTGGGCTGCCTCTCTCCAGGGAGGGACGGATGCAAGGGGCGCTCACTCAATGTATCAGGGCCGTGTCGTCAAGTCCCTGCCCAGCAAATGCTGCCCTGCCCCTTCATCCTCACTGACCCCTCATGCCACGGTGCCCCAAAACACAGCAGCTGCCTCCCATCCGACCTGTGGCTGTGGCCAAGCAAACAGAAGGGCCATGAGGGAAGCGAGTTCTCCTGCTTCTTGGAAAAGCTTCCGTCTTCCTGGCATATGGCCCAGGGTGCTGGCAGAGACTGTCCTAACGTGGCAGGCATGGGAGTTCTGGGGACGTGGATGGGGCGGGAGGCAAGTAGGGGTGatgaaggaggggtggggagccaAGAGGTGCTCTCCAGGGGTGGGGCCTCCTAGGGGGTAGGGCGTGGGCACAGGCCCGGGTGGGGACCCAGGAGCAGAGCGGGCTGTTGGTGCTGCCTGGGTAAATAATGTTGGGCCCACAGCACATATGTGTGTTTGCACAGAAGGGCTTGAAATGATTCCAGGCCTGCCCTCTGTCCCCCGCAACCCCagtccccctccttccctgctcaccccaccccaccctgaccTTTCCTTCCTTGTCACTTAAAGGAGCCCTTGAAAGGGAGAGTCTAAATCAAAGGGAACACCATGCTCTCTTGTTGGCATTCTCTCCACCACAGGAACTACACGGCTGCCATGTACAGTTGGGAAGGTTGGGTACTGCacaagggaggggagaagagggggttGAAATCCCACTTGGGCTCCATTCACCAAACTGCTATCCAGAGAGAAAATTGCCATGTGCTGAGATATTTGAAGGTGTGGAATGGGCTAGCTGGAGCCCCCGAGAAGCCAGAAGTATCTTCCCAACTGGGCTCTTTAGGGCAAATGCACACCGAGGCTAAGCGGGTCAGTCCCACGGGGTGACTCGTAatgggcagggagccccactccCTGTCCCAGCGTGGCACAGTAAATGCCCCCAGGAGAGCCTACCAGTCCTTTGATTAAAGCCTCTCCCTCTTACTGGCCGGATGCCTTTAAAGCAGCAATTCTCAAATGTGAACAAGTGTAGAATCACCCCCCAAGGCCTGTTGAAATGCACTGCGGGGATTCCCCGAGCTTCTGAATCAGTAGCTCTGAGgcgggcctgagaatttgcatttttaccaagttcccaggtgctgctgctggtccaggcaCCATATTGTGAGAAACACGGCTTTATGAACACATGTTAACTTGCCCTTAACCggtttatctgtttcttttctccatgCTGATTTTATTGGGGGCATGTATATGTTGATAATCTTCCACCAGGACTTGAGTCCAAGGCCCACAGATCACAGGAACAGCCCAGAAAGCCAAGTGTCTTGGTGTATGTACATCTCCTGAGTCCCTGACTCACCCAAGCTGCCTACTCCAACACGGGGTTCAGAGAGAAAGGGCCCAGAGGCAAAGCAGAGCCTGCATGACTGACGGGGAAAGAGGCCTCTGGCTCTGTGTGTTGAGGCCAAATGGTGCCCCCTGGGGGGCCTTGGGGCAGCGGGAGGAGTGGGTGTCTGAGTCGCTGGGGGTTTCTGTCATTCCGCAGAGCATGGGCCTTCTCACCACCCCCTGATCTcgtcctcccccactcccactctgcccccacaccagcatcccccctccccttcccctccccccttcccctccatgcCCCATGCTGGGCTTGTAGGTCTGCGCAGCAGCGTGCAGAAATGAGAGAGGCCCTAGGAGCTGAGAGGGGCTGGGGCAGCATTTTTGGGGAGGATGAGGTGGGATGAGGACCAGAAACCCAGTCCTGAGTGGGTGTGGTATTGTTCAGTGACTACCTCAGCGGTGTTCAGCTGGAAATTTATTCATACCCCCCAGATGACCCtgttggaggggaagggggtctGCCTCCCCGACTTGTAAGGGGATTCTACCCTGTCACACCCCTCACttgctcctttcttccttcacctGGAGGTGAAGGTGATGGTGACCTTCTCCCTTCCCTACCCTCTTTaagggaagaataaaagaaaacaagctcTGCTACAGCAAGAAAGATTGAGGTTAGCTCTCAGAAGGAACTTCCTTCACAGGGCAGTGGACTGGGATCTGGGCATGGGCTGGCCCAGGGACAGAGGCCCGGACATTAAAGACTCCTTGTCCACAGGCCTCAGTTTGCTCAACTACCAAATGGGTCTAATCGTGCCTTCCATggtgaggattcagtgaggtCAAGAACCTCAGAAGGTTGTTTTAAGTACGCCACGTGTGTAAAGATTTGCTGCTTTCAGCCAACCTGGCTTCCTTGGGGAGTGAGGGAGTTGTCCGTTTATACCTCACTGTCTTTCCCAGCCAGAAGCCTATCTACCCAGCCCTGTCCTAACTGCCCAATGACCCGGAAGCCCCAACTCTCTCCCAGGCCCAGCCACTGCCCACTGAGCCCCTCATCCCTGTAACCAGCTTAGTGGCCCCCAGGGGGACAGGGAAGCTGCCAGAACCTGATTCTCCATGCTCTCTTTTTCCGTAGACACAGCCACCGGCCCAAGCGACGGCAGCATGGGCAGCGCCAGCCCCGGCCTGAGCAGCGTGTCCCCCAGCCGCCTCCTGCCGCCCCCCGACACCGTGCTGCGGACGGGCCTGGAAAAGGTGGCCTCAGGGGCGGCGGGGCCCGAGAGACGGGACTGGAGCCCCAGCCCACCTGCCACGCCTGAGCAGGGCCTGTCTGCCTTCTACCTCTCCTACTTTGACATGCTGTGCTCCGAGGACAGCGGCTGGGCCGCCAAGGGCCCCGGGGCCAGCGCTCGGGAGGAGCCATCTGAGGAGCCTGAGCAGTGCCCGGTCATCGACAGCCAAGCCCCCGCGGGCAGCCTGGACTTGGCACCGGGTGGGCTGGCGCTGGAGGAGCACTCCCTGGAGCAGGTGCAGTCCATGGTGGTGGGCGAGGTGCTTAAGGACATCGAGACGGCCTGTAAGCTGCTCAACATCACCGCAGGTGAGCCCTTCCGCGGGCCCGCCTCTGTAAGGTGGGGCACAAGCAGGGCTGAGGTCACGAGCGGGGGCGAGGGTGCTCCCTGCGGCACTCCGGCCACCCCCGCCCAGCCTCAGCAGCCCCAGGGATGCTGGTGATTCTGCACATACAGTCAGCCCATAGCATGTAGCAGCCGTACACCTGGGAAGGTTCCAACCCTCTCTGTGCCCCGACTACCGCAGGCAGTGAATCCGAGCTCTACACCATCCGGCCCACCACCTCCCCTTGGACTCACCTCCACGCTCCCCTCATTTactcagctccagccacaccTGCTCATCGCTGCTCCCGCGACACTcatacctcaggacctttgcatctCCTGGTCTCTTGATCTAAAATGCTCTTCCCCCAAATCTTTACTTGGCTCACCCCTCGCCTCCTTCAGATCTTGACTCAAATGGCACTGTTTTGATGTTTTTTCCCTGACGCCTCTATTGAAATTACTGTCCATACCCCCACCTCTtactcctcctccctgctttctTTCTCGCATCGCAGGTACTAACACCCTgtgtattttattgatttatcatATTTGCTGTGTCTCCCCCACTGGAATGTACACACCCCAAGGGCAGGGATTTCCACTTGCTGTGTTCACTGTTACATCCCCAGTTCCTAGGATGGCACCttgtacatagtagatgctcaataaacagtaACTTCTTaatatgccaggccctgttctagcaCAGGGGAATTGAGTGGTGAACGCCACACAAAAGCCCCTTTCTTCATGAAGCTGACGTTACAGTGAGGGAAATGGATCAGAGATACGTAGATAAGTGTGTCACTGGTCCGGTGGTGATGGGGGCTCTGATGAGGAGGGGGCATTAGGAGTCCAGGCACCTGTGTGTCTGCCAGGAGCTGGAAAGTGTGGTTATGGCGCGGCCGCTGTGGGCTGAGAGGCTGCCAGGCCTCCTGTTCCCGCATCGTCTCTCCAACTTTGGACGGGCCTGACGCATCTCCGTGGATGCTGGGTCCTGGCATTTGAGCATCTCAGTCTCGTGCTGCTTTCACACAAAAAGTCTTCAGGCATCCGTcaggcccagcccctcctccttggAGTTGCCGAGGCCCCACGCCTCCCCGCAACCATCCCAGCTGGTGTGCCCCTGCTCCCCGGAGCAGGCAGGTCTGCCCTGCCCCAGTCCTGCAGTTACCCAATGCCCCTGCCAGTCCCCACCCCTGGACGTGTTCCCATGGTGCCTCTTCTCCCACACCGGGCCAGGGAGGGGCCTGCCCTCTGAACAATGGGGACAGAAACAAATTGCTTTGACCCTGGAAAGGAAAATGGGTTTATTAAATGGGGGCAGCCCAGCCTGCAGGTCACCTAGCTGGGGCACCAGCTTAGACCACAGCGTTCACTTGGAGGCCCCGTTGTGACCATGCCCATCAGCCTGGCCTCCCCCCTTGTGCCCTGCCAGGCTCAGCCCAGAGCAGCTCCCCAGGGGGACATCCAGTGACATCCAGTGACTCTCTTCCTGGCCTCTGAGGCCTATAGCTGCCCCCTGATCGCTCGATTCcctgccattcattcattcagtgcaGATGCACTGAGCAGCCCTTTGTTGGGTGTTAGACAAGGGGCTAGAAcgctctatgcctcagtttcctcatctgtaaaacatggTGCGGGCTGGGGTTGTAGGGCTCCTCCCTAgttgtattgtttttttctggttccttgaAGGGAACCCTTGAAGGGTTTGGGGATGGCAAGAGTCAGCTGAGAGAGAAGCTCAGGCATCTGGTTTAACGTCACTCTCTCCTCCAGGGCTGGGGCCTCCTGAAACGCCCCTTGGAGGGACTGGAGGGGTCAGGGGGAcctgaggtccgggtgaggtggggggtgtggaGGCCCCAGGCTACCTTGCCAAGTTTGTTTCTAGGGCCCTGGCTCCTCCCTCACACCCCCCTCTTTTCTTGGGTGCCCCCTCCACAGAGCCCCTCAGGCCCTGTCTGGCCTGGCCTGTTTTCACCCGGCCAGGTCCCGGCCACAAGCTGCTTCCAGTTCCCAGGGGCGCCCCACGAGAGGCCCGTGGAACTGAGGGAGTGTCTCTTGCCCAGACCCCGTGGACTGGAGCCCTGGCAACGTGCAGAAGTGGCTCCTGTGGACAGAGCACCAGTACCGGCTGCCGCCTGTGGGCAAAGCCTTCCAGGAGTTGGGGGGCAAGGAGCTGTGCGCCATGTCGGAGGAACAGTTCCGGCAGCGCTCCCCTCTGGGTGGCGACGTGCTGCATGCCCACCTGGACATCTGGAAATCAGGTGGGGCATGGCCTGGGAGAGCAGCACCTTCCAAGCTCCAGGCCCGGGACACCGAGGGCGGTGGGCGGTTGGGCCAGGACACCAGGCAGGCTTGTTCTGTGCTGGGCCGGCAGCTGCTTGCTCCCAGTCTGGGCTTTGTTCTAAATCTCAGCCCCACGGGATCCTGGGCGAACTCGCCAGCCCCAGCCCACTCCCAGCCCCGGTCAAGCCCACAGAACTTAGGGCAGGGCATGGGGGAAGTTAAAATGTAGGAGTTCCACTCTGGGGACACGGCCAGCACAGCTGATGGCGACCGTGGGTACTATGAGGTcctcctttgtcctttttttatttcatttgtttgttttgtgttgtttctcATTAAAGAAGTAATGAGGTAATACATATGCATGATTTCCAAAAAGACCATAATgagggggcgcccgggtggctgagtcggttaagcatctgccttcggctcaggtcttgggatcgagccccgcatcgggctccctgctccatgaggagcaggcttctccctctccctctgcctgccactccccctgcttgtgctctctctgtcaaataaataaataaaatattttaaaagaccatAGTGAAAAATAGTACCATGAAAAGTAATTTCCCCGCTCAGTCCTGACCCCCAGTCCCCCTCCCTAGAGGCAACCACAGTTACCAGTTTCTTGGGCACGTTGCTGGGGAGAGTCTATGCACACAGCAAGCAAATATACATGTGTGGTTTTCACCCCTTTTAACATGAATAGCACCGGAGTATCACACTGTTTTGCTCTTGGTGTATCTTGGATCTTGTTCCCCCTTCAGCATCTCTACAGCCGCCCTATTGCTAATGGCTGTGTGCCAACCTCTTAACGTGTAAATCGTTTAAATCGTCTCCcaccccactgtgtgccccacgGGCTTTGGAAGAGGCAGTGCTTGCTCCGTGAGTCAAGGCCCCTGCCCTTAGGCACGGGACCCACTCGTATGACCAGTAGGGACCAGTGTCCCGCCCCAGCCCAGTGGCAGGCAAGGGTAGGAGCAGTCCGTGCCCGGCTAAGAGCCAGGTGGTGCTGGGGGCAGAAGCTGGCTGCCTCCATGCCCCCTTGCTTGGCCATAGGGGGCAGTTTCTGTGGCCCCACAGTCCCACCCaaaccccctcctccacccttgGGGTCtgccctgggtctccagccttctctccctgccctgcagcgGCCTGGATGAAAGAGAGGACTTCCCCCGGGACCGTCCACTATTGCGGTGAGccagggcaggcagggaagggccaggggcctgggggccggGTTTGAAGGGTGGCTGCCCCTGAAGCAGGGGGCCCCCCCACTCACTGCCACCCTCCCCGGCTGCCCAGCCTCCACCAGCGAGGACAGCTGGACCGACAGCGAGGTGGACTCATCCTGCTCCGGGCAGCCCATCCACCTGTGGCAGTTCCTCAAGGAGCTGCTGCTCAAACCCCACAGCTACGGCCGCTTCATCCGGTGGCTCAACAAGGAGAAGGgtgagtgggggggcggggggctgtggGGGACCACGAGGGGAACAGGCCTCATGGGGGGCTGGCGGGGGCCCTGCTGGCCTCCAGCAGGTGCCAGGcacaggggagggctgggggctgggcagaggggagcCGCCCCACCTTTGCCCTGAATGCCAGACACCGGGCCATCACTGGCCTGGCCGGGGGTCTGTGTGCGCTCGTGTCCGCATCTGCCTCCCGGCCGAGCTCTGTCTTATTTAGGACACCCGGCTCCACACAGTGCCCGGGACATACTAAGGGCTTCAAACTGGGCTGAGAATTGGACCCAGTCTTTGCCTGCAACACATTGTAGCTTCACCAGGGAGACCGCTGGGGTCCAGTGAGAAACCTCATTCGAGCCACATAGGCAGTATTAGACTTCCTAGTAAccacattataaaaatgtttaaacaggtgaatttaattttaataatacttttctTTAATCTAATATTATAACttattaaaatttcaacatataatcaatataaaattattaatgagatattcttactaagtcttcaaaatctggtgtgtacTTTACACTCACAGCCCATCTCATTTCGGATTTGCCAGATTTCAAGTGCTCAAGGCCACATGTGGCGAGTGGTTACCTCACTGGACAGGATtagatggggtgtgtgtgtgtgtgtgtgtgtgtgtgtgtgtgcgtgtgtgttggaAAACACTCAGAATCAAGAAACCTGGCTTTTAGGCCCCATCCTGTCATCTGTAGCTATGGGTACCGGGACCTCAGTcttcctatctataaaatggactgGATCCATTCATCCAACAGCCCTTCATTGAGTACCTCTGTCCACACTTGCCCAGGAAACATTTACGGAGAATTAGTGTCCCGATGGTCTAGGGAGGATTCAGCTGCACCCCATCCTTGAGGGACCTGCAGTGATATGGGAGAGCTAGCAGTGAAAGGAGCTGGCCTACAGAGCATGTCGGGGCTGCGACGGGGCGGTGGGGGCA encodes the following:
- the SPDEF gene encoding SAM pointed domain-containing Ets transcription factor, with protein sequence MGSASPGLSSVSPSRLLPPPDTVLRTGLEKVASGAAGPERRDWSPSPPATPEQGLSAFYLSYFDMLCSEDSGWAAKGPGASAREEPSEEPEQCPVIDSQAPAGSLDLAPGGLALEEHSLEQVQSMVVGEVLKDIETACKLLNITADPVDWSPGNVQKWLLWTEHQYRLPPVGKAFQELGGKELCAMSEEQFRQRSPLGGDVLHAHLDIWKSAAWMKERTSPGTVHYCASTSEDSWTDSEVDSSCSGQPIHLWQFLKELLLKPHSYGRFIRWLNKEKGIFKIEDSAQVARLWGIRKNRPAMNYDKLSRSIRQYYKKGIIRKPDISQRLVYQFVHPI